From the genome of Loxodonta africana isolate mLoxAfr1 chromosome 4, mLoxAfr1.hap2, whole genome shotgun sequence:
AGCCTGGGCAAGGGAGAACTCCAGGCACTGTCTGGACAGTACGACACAGTCTACTTCCACCCGGTGGGTGCCCCTCAACCTGCTTTCACCAAGCTCCACACACCCTGCTCGATGCCACTGCCTAGCACGGGCTCATTTGGCACCCCCACCCCACAGAGCACCTTCCACTGTGCCCGGCTGGCTGCAGGGGCTACGCTGCAGCTGGTGGACGCTGTGCTGACAGGGGCTGCACACAACGGACTTGCTCTTGTGAGGTGAGGGCTGCATCCCTCCGCCTGTCTGCCTACCTGTAGGGGCCAGGATGACCATGAGTGCCCCTATCCCCAGGCCTCCTGGCCACCACAGCCAGCGGACGGCTGCCAATGGGTTCTGTGTGTTCAACAATGTGGCTATAGCGGCCGAGTACGCCAAGCAAAAACATGGGCTGCACAGGTGTGTGCTAGCGTGTGAGCGTGGGTGGGGTACTCCACCCAGCCCCACTGGGCTCCTGGCCTGGACAGGGAAGGCCCCCTTTTTCAGTGACCCCACCCCTGTCCCCAGGATCCTCATTGTTGACTGGGATGTCCACCATGGCCAAGGCACTCAGTACATCTTTGAGGATGACCCCAGGTGAGCTTGAGCAGACACAACCCTTCCCTCGGATCCCACTCGAGGGGAGGTAGAGTCTGGCCTGGGAAAATCTGAGTGGGGGATGTGGGTGTGTCCTCAGAGTCTGCCAAGAGAGTCAGGATTCTGGGAGGGCTGGGGGCTGAGGGGCCTGAACTCAGATCCTGGTCCCTGATCCCCGCTGGCTGTCCACAGCGTCCTCTACTTCTCCTGGCACCGCTATGAGCATGGGCGCTTCTGGCCCTACCTGCGAGAGTCAGATGCAGACGAGGTCGGCCGGGGTCACGGTCGTGGCTTCACTGTCAACCTCCCCTGGAACCAGGTGCCACCTTGCCCCAGGCTCTCACCTCAGGCCCCCATCCCAGGTCCACACCCCATCGTCTCCCACACTGGCATCCCCTACCCCTTAGTCTGGGCCCCCTGAGCACAGCCTGTGGCTTCCGGGCCGGCTCACCCCAGAGCCAGGGCCCTGGGGTGAGGACCTTGTGGTTTGGTGAGCAGTGGCTGTTGCTGACCCCTGTGGCTGCAGGTGGGGATGGGAAATGCTGACTACGTGGCGGCCTTCCTGCACGTGCTGCTCCCCCTGGCCTTTGAGGTGACTGTGTGGGCACGtgggggggggcggtggtggtAGGTGGCAAGAGGGCTGGGAGGGGACTTGGTTTGGGGGGTTCCACTGTGAAGACGGAGGCATCTGCCACAGAAGCAGGGACACAGCCACTTGCATCAGCCTGCAGTaactggggggggggaggggcggtGCGAGGGTATCTCTGGAGGAGTCGGGTGACAGTGAGATGGGCAGCTCCCACCCTAGTTCCAGCCTCTCTTGCTTCCTCAAACTCGGCCCCACTTGCAGTTTGACCCCGAGTTGGTGCTGATCTCCGCTGGCTTCGACTCAGTCATCGGGGACCCTGAGGTGAGAGCCTGGCCTGGTGGGATATCTCTGGGGTCCTGGGACCCAGGCCTTTCATGTCCCTGCTCCGTTCCAGGGGCAGATGCGGGTCACGCCAGAGTGCTTTGCCCACCTCACACAGCTGCTGCTGGTGTTGGCCAGAGGCCGGGTGTGCGCTGTGCTGGAGGTGACTGTGGCCTGGCAGGGAGGgtcctggggctgggggctgaagGTAACCATGGCTGGGCAGGAAGGTCCTGGGGCTGGGGGCTTGGGGTGACTGCAGCCAGGCAGAGAGGGTCCCCGGGCCAGGGGCTAGGGGGATGAAGCCCAGAAGCCCAGGAGCCAGGCTTCGAGGTGTGGTCAGAGCCACCTGCCTATGGGGGACCGGGCATCCTGGCTGGGACAGGGAGCCACAGAGAAGGAGCCCTCCCCAGCAACACCCCTTCCCTGGCTATGCCCGCTGCCTGGTCACGCCTCCACCTTCCTCCCAGGGCGGCTACCACCTTGAGTTACTTGCCGAGTCAGTATGCATGACTGTCCAGGCACTGCTGGGTGATCCTGCCCCGCCTCTGCTGGGGGCCATGGTGCCATGTGGAAGGTGCGAAGTGCTGGGctggggggtggaggggaggcTGAAGATGGAGCAGAGGGGGGCTGGAGGAAGAGGGGACTGGAGAGAGGCGAGGGGAGGCCAGAGGGAGGAGAGGGTCCAGAGAGAGGAGGCCAGAGGTAAGGCCAGAGAGGGGGGCCGAAGGGAGAGGCACTGGAAGAGGGGCCTGGAGGAAAGACAAAGGTGTGGCTGGAGGAAGAGGACACCAGCTGAGGTGCTACATCACCTGGTTCTACCTGCAGTGCCCTGGAGTCCATCCAGCGTGTCCGGGCAGCCCAGGCCCCTCACTGGACAAGCCTCCAGCACCAGGGTCAGTGTGGTCAGGGCATGGGCGGGGGATTGGAGCCCCCACACGGTTAGGATGAGCAGCTGCTGTGACTCTGAACCACCCACAGACATGGCTCCAGTGCTGAGTCCCAGCATTGGCTCCCCAGAAGCGaggcccccgcccccgccacctGCGGGTGCTGAGTACATGGTGGCAGCAGCGGCTGAAGCAGTGGAAGCGCTGCGTGCCCTTCTGGACCAGCTGCGTCTCCGTCCCCTGCCTCCAGTCCGTACTGCCATTGCCCTGACATCGACAGACGCTGCCCTGGTCCTGCCCCCTGGTGTCCTCCATCAGGAAGGGTCAGCCCCAAGGGAGGAGACCGAGGCCTGGGCCAGGTGGGCAGGGTGGGTCCTGGAGGGGGCAGGCCATGTTGGTGGCTGTACCTGTGTGTGACTCACGTGTGGTGTGTATCCATGTGTCATGTGTCCGTGTGTCCCTCTGGTTTGCCACCCCAGGCCCCATGAGGCCCTGGTCCGGAACGAAGCCCTCACTGCGCTTGGAAAGGTCCTGAACCTCATGGATGGGATCTTGGGTGGGCAGGTGGGTGTGCCTGGGTGGGGTAGGTAGGGCTAGCTCCTGGGGAGGATGGTTGGGCAGAGCTTCTAGGCTGGGGGTACAGACCACCCAGGGGTTAGCGGTCTTTGGCAGGGAGGTGAGGACAACTTTAAGTGTGTTTTAAGCATCCTGTTTTCAGAAAGGGGATGTTTTGATCTCAGAGTGACAAGGTGGTCCCGTGCCAGCCACGTAAACAGAGAAAGGGACAGGCAGCCTGTTTACCTGGTTTGGATGTTGGCTGCCTCCTTACCACCCCCTGCTGCCATCTGTTCCCCAGGTGAGCAGCGGCATCGCAGCCACACCTGCCCTTGCCACCGCTGCCACCCTGGACGTTGCCATCCGGCGTGGCCTATACCTCGGGGCCCAGAGGTGAGGCCCTAACCCTGCGGAGCTTTCCAGAGCAGGGATATGGGCACAGCCTCCCAGGGCGGGGCTGTGGGCGGATCCTCCGGGGGCGGGGCTATGGGCGGATCCTCCCAGGACAGGGCTGTGGGCGGATCCTCCCAGGATAGGGCTGTGGGCGGATCCTCCCAGGGCTGGGCTGTGGGCGGAGCCTCCCAGGGCAGGGCTGTGGGCGTGTCTGGGTGGACTCCACAGGCCTGAGCACCGCCTGTCCCGGCTGGCTCTTCCTCCAGACTGCTGTGCGTGGCCGTGGGACAGCTGCAACGCCCCCCCCACCTCTCTGATGACGGGTAGGTCTGTTACGCGTGGTGGGTGTGTGGTAGGTGGGCGACCGGATCCCCAGGAAGGACAAGCGGGTGGGGCACGGAGGTGCAGAGGTGTGGGGAGGCCTGACGCAGCTGGCGTTTGGTAGAGGGCCCAGGAACAATGCCAGGCCAGGCCTCCGCCAGCAAGGTTCGCCTGTATCCCTGGGCCCATGTGTGCCCCTGCCACCTTCACCCCACTGGGGCTCTGGAGGGTGAGCCGGGTCTTGCATGTACTCCCCTCTTCTGGAAGGAGGATCCTGTGGCTGGACATTGGGGGCCCGGAAGCAGCAGCCCTTTCCATGTTCCACATCTCTGTGCCGCTGCCAGGGGTGAGTGGCAGTGTCCTTGGGCCAAGGCAGGCATGGGAAACCCTACATGGGTGCACAGCCCCAGCCCACTGGCATCCTCCTTGACCCATCCTCCCACACCAATCCTCCCTGACTCCCGAGAGACTGTGTGACTGCTCACACTCTGGGACCCTGAGATTGGGAGATGGGGCATCCTTTGGGATGAGGGGCTGGTGCTACACTGCCATCCCTCCCGTAGGCGACTGGGGGGCTCCTGAACTGTGTCTTGGGCCTGGTGCTGCCCCTGGCCTATGGCTTCCAGCCTGACGTGGTGCTGGTGGCACTGGGGCCAGCCCCTGGCCTGCATGACAGCCACAGTGCACTTCTGGCCTCAATGCTTCGGGGACCAGCAGGAGGCCGAGTCCTGGCCCTGGTGCAGGTAAGTCATGCAGGCCGGTTCACATTGTGGGGTGGGTGTCTGGGGAAGACAGTGACTCACTGCTTCCACCACTGCCCTGGCCCAGGAATCCAAACCCCAGCTTACAGGGGCCCTGGCCCGGGCGCTGCATGGAGAGGCACCCCCAAGCCTGGGCCCCTGCTCTGCGGCCTCGCCCGAGGACACGCAGGCCCTAAAGCACCTAAGAGAGCAGCTGGAGCCTAAGTGGCGGATGCTGCAGGTGGCTGGTAAGGGGCTGGCCTTGCCCTGGGGCTCCGTGTGTGTGTGGGCGCTCCTGAGGGTTTTGTGCGGATTGTGAGCATCTCTCCCCAATGCCTCCTTTAGTGACATCACCTGGAAGCTTGCAATCAGCTGAGGGGGAACAATTCGCACCACAGAACTAACACTACAAACCAGCCGCCCAGAGCTGGAGCTTTGCTGGCCACAGCCACACCCAGCCTCCAGCAACTACCTCAACACCAGGCCCCTccacctcccctcctcctccccatcAGTAAATGTCAGTTAAATGAAAGCCTGACTCTCTCTCCTTTATTGGGcctatgctgttgttaggtgctgtcaagtcggttctgactcatagtgaccccacacacaacaaaatgaaacactgtccagtcctgcgccattacgtctgagcccattgttgcagcccctctgtcaatccatcttgttgaggttgttgagggtgttcctcttttttgccgaccctctactttaccaaggatgatgttctTCTGTAGGAACtggtccttctgataacatgtctaaaatacctgagtggaagtcttgccatccttgcttctaaggagcattctggctggacttcttccaagacagacttgttcattctcctggcagtccatggtgtatgcAGTATTTttggccagcaccacaattcagaggcatcaactcttcttcggtcttccttattgattatgcagttttttttacatgcatatgaggtgattgaaagtattATAACTAGCATTAATTTTTtacatttatctttttaaattgtgttttaagcgaaagtttacagctcaagttgatttctcatacaaaaatttatacacattgttatgtgaccctagttgctctccctgtaacataacagcacactcctcctttccaccctggatttcctgtgtcaacaagctcctgtccctttctgccttctcatttcacctccagacagaagctgcccatttagtctcatgtatctacttgaattaAGAACCATGCTCTTTAAAagtatcatcttctgtcttatagtctagtctaatctttgaagagttggcttcgagaacgGTTTTAGTTcttggttaacagagagtctgggggccctgtcttccagggttcctccagtcccagtcagaccattaagtctggtctttttactagaatttgagttctgcaccccacttttctcctgctccctctggggttctctgttatgttccctgtcagggcagtcattggtggtagctgggcaccatctagttcttctggtccaggctgatggagtctctggtttatgtggccctttctgtctcttgggctggtattttcctgtgtctttggtgttcttcattctcctttgctccacgtgggctgggaccaattgatgcatcttagatggccgctcactagcttctaagaccccagacgccactcgccaaagtgggatacagaacattttcttaataaactttgttatgtcaatggacctagatgttccctgaaaccatggtccccagacccccgcccctgctactctgtccctcgaagtgtttggttgtgttcaggaaacttcttagcttttggtttagtccagttgtgctgactaaaatattttaatacttaggaataagttttACAATTTATATACAAGATCCATATTCTGAAAACTTAATACACTGCTTAGAAAAATTAAAGAGCATTGTATTAATTTTCTGTCACTGTCATACAACGAATTactacaaacttagtggcttaaacacCACCAacttattgtcttacagttctgcaGGTTAGGAATTTGACACAAGTCTCCCTGGGCTACAGCCAAGCTGTCAGCGGGGCTgcgttcctttctggaggctctaggggagaattccTTTTGTTCCTTTTTCCAGCTTCCTAGATTCAAAGCCATcacctcttcggtcttccttattcattgttcaggtttCTTACCTGTATGAgatggctgaaaataccatggcttgggtcaggcacaccttggtgcTCAAAATCGGGGTCCACCCCAGCCCCAACCGCCCATCGCTGGAACCGGGCTCCAAGCCGGAAGTGCGTAAGACGGGGCGGGGCCACGGCGGCCCCAGGGCCCGGCCCCTCCTGCAGGAGCACCGCCCCCCGGTGACATATTTCCGGCGCGTCCGCTCTAGCGCTCTCCTGTCGCGTGGCAATGACGCGTGACGGGAGCGGGAACGCAGGCCCTTCCCGCAGGAGGCCGTTCCCGCAGGAGGCCCCTTCCTTCCCGCAGGAGGCCCCTTTCTCTCGCGGGAGGCCCCTGCCCACGGCCTCCGCCCGCAGACTCCCTCCTGGGCCTGTGGGGCCCCGGCGCACCCACTAGGGGGATCCTGGCTTCGGTGTTAGGGCCCCCGAGGACGTGCGTAAAACCGGGTGAGGACGCTGCCTACTAGCCACGTCCATGTGTTGTTCGGAGTTGTCAAGGTCGTGTGACCAACTAAAGGTTCAGAGCCAAGCTGGCCCACTGCGGGCTCTTTAGGCACGCGGCGTGGAGGTGGGCAGGGCGCGGAGGCCACCCTGGGCGGGCAGCAGTCGCCGACCTCCGCTCAGAAGGCAGGTGCTGCGCCTTAGGGCTTAGGCTCCGGGCGCGGGACGCTGGCATTCGGCCCTGCCTGACCCTGTTCTGGTCCCTGTCTTTCAGAGGCTGAAGTGCAGCTCGGGTGGATGTTTTCACACACACACGGAGGACCCGGAGCTGAGAAGGTGCCGGCATGGCCAGCATCACCCAGCTGTTCGATGACCTGTGCGAGGCCCACCTGCCGGCCGCAAAGGCTCACCTGGGGCAGTGTGGCCTGGACCGGAGGAGGGCAAAGCAGAGCCTCAAGAAGGTGGCCTACAATATGCTTTTCACAAATCTCTTTCAAGATGAGACTCATAAGCTGCAGCCTGACCTCCCTAAACTCCCGGTGAAGAACAAGATCCTCCTGCTATCCTTCAACTTGAGAGTAGGCGGCCTGGGCCCTGAGGCTGATCGTTTGGAGGACCTTGTGGAGGAGCTCGAAGGTGCCACTTGGTGTCCGCTTGTGGAAGTGTTGTCTGTTTTGGACCTCCTAGTTCAGCTTGCAGGGAGCGGCCCCCCTCAAGTACTGCCCCGAAAACGGGACTACTTCTTTAACAACAAGCATGTGGGGAGGAATGGTCCATACAGTGGCTACGACTGCTATGACTTGAGTGTGTTTGAGATGGACGTTCAGTCCATGATTGCCAGAGAGGAGTATTTGTGTCACGATATGGTTCAGAAAACACTCCAGGTGATGGAGGCTGCGCCAGGCACCGGCCTGCTCACCTTTGGGCGCTTCTCATCTGGTGACTCTTGCGACAAGTTTGAAAGAGACACCCGGACCTCCCTCTTCGGTGCCCTTGTGCACAGCCGCACGTTCGACATGGATGTCCGGCTGGACCTGCCCCCCGTGCCAGACAGTGCGGACCTGTCTGGACTCGCCATTAAAGTACGGTGTCTGCTTTCCCACCTTAAGCTCTTGAGTGGCTCAGAAATGCCCTCTCCAGTGTTCCTTGTATTGTGGTAAAGGTGGGATAGTAGAAGTCCAGGTCACCAGGTAGCCTAAGCTTTTGTGATGTGTGGCTGCTGGCTCACACCCTCAGTGCAAAGCAGCATGCTATCTTTAATCCTTTACCAAACAGGAGGTGTTAAGTCTCTTACTGTATACTCCACAGCTGCTatttaaattaagtaaaaaattcagttaaaaataattttagttcCTCAGCTGCACAGCCACATTTCAGATATTCACGTGTGCCAAAGCATTGGCTCCTGCCGTGCCTGCACTTTgatgcactttcctcacctgCAGGTTGAACTGTTCCCAGTGTTAGTACGTAACTCGTCACCAACTTCTCTGTTTTACTGCTTCATGAAAGTTAAGGTTACACTCATTATGCAGGCACTCCCTCCTTACTGGCATATAGTTTCCCAACATAAATAATTCTACAGTGAACATCTTAATGCGTGTACTTTTTTTGTTTACTGTGATTTTCTTAGGTTGGATTTCCCAAAATGGAACTTCTGGGTCCGGGGAATTTCATAAGTTTTGTTAAAATTTACATTGTGGCTTATGTGTTATGTGAATTGGGAATCAGTAGCcttaaaaaattgttttgtttaGCTCCCTCAGTGATTCGGTGGGGACACACTGTGTAGTACTTGTGTCTGAGGGAGGTATTAGGAGTATCTGCAGGGGCTTCCCCATAGGAGGAGGCAGAAGTATATGGATAGATTCCTGGGGTTTGATCACACCTGGTGGAATATACTTCTTTTCTGTGGTCTCCAGGTTCCTCAGAGCGTGGATCAGTCGGAAGATGAAGGGTTCCAGTCGGCGTCTAATTTGACTCCTGACTCCCAGTCTGAACCAAGCATGACCCCGGACCTGGACCTTTGGGAGGCTGTGCTCACCTACGAGGCCAGCAAGCGGCGGTGCTGGGAGAGAGTTGGGTGGTATGTGAGCATTTCCCTCCCTCTTACTTTGTGGGCCCAGGGGTGGCCAGTCAAGCTCATTTATAAAGATTGTGTCTAAATCCTGGGAGTTTAAAAGAGATTCACGGAGAAAAGATTTCCAGCCTTTAAGGTTCTTCTGGACCAGTGCCAGCTAGCCAGTTGTTggggagttgactccaactcctggcgaccccatgtgtgtcagagtagaactgtgctctgtagggtttttttttttgtttgtgctttaagtgaaagtttacaaatcaagtcagtctctcatacaaaaatttatgtacacgttgctgtatactcctaattgctctccccctaatgagacagcctgctccttccctctgctctctttttgtgtccattccaccagcttctgaccgcctctgccctctcatctcccctccagataggaaatgccaacatagtctcaagtgtctacttgctcctagaagctcattcttcaccaggatctttctctgtctcattgctcagtccaatccatgtctgaaaagttggcttttggaatggttcctgtcttggactaacagaaggtctggtggccatgaccactggggtctttctagtctcagtcagaccattaagtcaggtctttttatgagaatttggggtctgcatcccactgctctcctgctgcctcaggggttctctgttgtgttccctgtcagggcagtcattggttatagcctggcaccatctagttcttctggtctcaggttaatgtagtctctggtttctgtggccctttctgtctcttgggctcgtaattaccttgtgtccttggtgttcttcgatctcctttgatccgggtgggttgagaccaattgatgcatctaagatggctgcttgccagcgtttaagaccccagcggcctctctccaaagcaggatgcagaatgttttcttaacagattttatcatggcagttgacttagatgtcccctgaaaccatggtccccaaacgccCCCGCCTCTGTGACGCTGGCCtacgaagcgttcagtttattctggaaacttctttgcttttggtttagtccagttgtgctgacctcccctgtattgtgtgttgtctttcgtGTCACCTgtagtagttcttatctgctatctagttcgtgaataccctctcccaccctccatccctcccccatctcgtaaccatcaaagaatattttcttctctgtttaaactatttctcgagttcttataatagtggtcttatataatatttgcccttttgcaactgactaatttccctcagcataatgccttccaggttcctccatgttataaactatttcacagattccccactgttctttattgatgtgtagtattccattgtgtgaatataccataatttatttatccatttgggaaaccctggtggcatagtggttaagtgctacggctgctaaccaaagggtcagcagtttgactccgccaggcgctccttggaaactctatggggcagttctactctgtcctatagggtcgctatgagtcggaatcgactcgacggcactgggttatttatccattcatccattgatgggcaccttggttgcttccatctttttgctattgtaaacagtgctgtcatgaacatgggtgtgcatatatctgttcgtgtaaaggctcttatttctctaggatatgttccgaggagtgggattgctggatcatatggtagttctatttctagctttttaaggaagtgccagatcgatttccaaagtggttgtaccattttacattcccaccagcagtgtataagtgttccagtctctgcacaacctcttcaacatttattatttagtgttttttggattaatgccagccttgttggagtgagatggaatctcactgtagttttgatttgcatttctctaatggctaatgatcgtgaacatttccttatatatctgttagctacctggatgtcttctttagtgaagtgtctattcatagcttttgcccactttttaattgggttatttgtctttttgtagttgagtatttgcagtatcgtgtagattttagagatcagacgctgattggaaatgtcatagctaaaaactttttcccagtctgtaggtaatcttactgtttttggtgaagtgtttggatgagcataggtgtttgatttttaggagctcccagttatctagtttctcttctgcatcgttaataatgttttgtatattgtttataccacgtattagagctcctaacgttgtccctattttttcttccttgatctttatcgttGCAGATTttattttaggtctttgatccatttggagttcgtttttgtgcatggtgtgaggtatgggtattgtttcatttttttgcagatggatatccagttattccagcaccatttgtaaaaaagactctcttttccccatttaactgttttggggcctttgtcaaatatcaactattcatatgtggatggatttatgtctggattctcaattctgttccattggtccatgtatctgttgttgtaccagtactaggctgttttgactactgtggtggtataacaggttctaaaattaggtaaagtaaggcctcccactttgttcttctttttcgtaATGCCTTATTcatccagggtctctttcccttccatatgaagttggtgattttttttctccatctagttaaagaatgtcattgggattttgattggaattgcattaaatgtatagatcgctttcggtagaatagacatttttacaatgttgagtcttcctatccatgagtaaggtatgttcttccactcat
Proteins encoded in this window:
- the HDAC10 gene encoding polyamine deacetylase HDAC10 isoform X1, which codes for MGTALVYHEDMTVARLLWDDPECEMECPERLTVALEQLQRRGLEQRCLRLAAREASEAELGLVHSPEYVAMVRGTQSLGKGELQALSGQYDTVYFHPVGAPQPAFTKLHTPCSMPLPSTGSFGTPTPQSTFHCARLAAGATLQLVDAVLTGAAHNGLALVRPPGHHSQRTAANGFCVFNNVAIAAEYAKQKHGLHRILIVDWDVHHGQGTQYIFEDDPSVLYFSWHRYEHGRFWPYLRESDADEVGRGHGRGFTVNLPWNQVGMGNADYVAAFLHVLLPLAFEFDPELVLISAGFDSVIGDPEGQMRVTPECFAHLTQLLLVLARGRVCAVLEGGYHLELLAESVCMTVQALLGDPAPPLLGAMVPCGSALESIQRVRAAQAPHWTSLQHQDMAPVLSPSIGSPEARPPPPPPAGAEYMVAAAAEAVEALRALLDQLRLRPLPPVRTAIALTSTDAALVLPPGVLHQEGSAPREETEAWARPHEALVRNEALTALGKVLNLMDGILGGQVSSGIAATPALATAATLDVAIRRGLYLGAQRLLCVAVGQLQRPPHLSDDGRILWLDIGGPEAAALSMFHISVPLPGATGGLLNCVLGLVLPLAYGFQPDVVLVALGPAPGLHDSHSALLASMLRGPAGGRVLALVQESKPQLTGALARALHGEAPPSLGPCSAASPEDTQALKHLREQLEPKWRMLQVAVTSPGSLQSAEGEQFAPQN
- the HDAC10 gene encoding polyamine deacetylase HDAC10 isoform X6, encoding MGTALVYHEDMTVARLLWDDPECEMECPERLTVALEQLQRRGLEQRCLRLAAREASEAELGLVHSPEYVAMVRGTQSLGKGELQALSGQYDTVYFHPSTFHCARLAAGATLQLVDAVLTGAAHNGLALVRILIVDWDVHHGQGTQYIFEDDPSVLYFSWHRYEHGRFWPYLRESDADEVGRGHGRGFTVNLPWNQVGMGNADYVAAFLHVLLPLAFEFDPELVLISAGFDSVIGDPEGQMRVTPECFAHLTQLLLVLARGRVCAVLEGGYHLELLAESVCMTVQALLGDPAPPLLGAMVPCGSALESIQRVRAAQAPHWTSLQHQDMAPVLSPSIGSPEARPPPPPPAGAEYMVAAAAEAVEALRALLDQLRLRPLPPVRTAIALTSTDAALVLPPGVLHQEGSAPREETEAWARPHEALVRNEALTALGKVLNLMDGILGGQVSSGIAATPALATAATLDVAIRRGLYLGAQRLLCVAVGQLQRPPHLSDDGRILWLDIGGPEAAALSMFHISVPLPGATGGLLNCVLGLVLPLAYGFQPDVVLVALGPAPGLHDSHSALLASMLRGPAGGRVLALVQESKPQLTGALARALHGEAPPSLGPCSAASPEDTQALKHLREQLEPKWRMLQVAVTSPGSLQSAEGEQFAPQN